GAGCTACAGACAGTACAGAGTCAATACTGATAACTTCAAATTCAAAACAGATACACGCACCCAGACAGCACAGTCCTAACCAGCCAACCATCACCtcgtcttagacacctcatttgaccccctttatacacgTTTTGGTGCCACTACTGGACCtcggttgcaacaatgatctacatggtcccAGTTCACGTCAGGAACATCACAGCATCGACCCCCATAGAGTGAAGCTCTGGACCCCCACCCCGTGCTGCAGCCGGAAGAGCTGGGCACTGTGGGCACAAGGGGGCGCTGagccctgatcccagctggggaggtgcaggggaacGGCGctgtgcggggagggggaagggctgttCCAGGGGGCCCCGATGGGCTGGTGCCTTGGCACTGTTCTGCAGCCGTGTGGGTGCGGGGGGTCCGGCCTAGCAATGCGCGTTGCACCCTCCCTGGATGCGGGGGCTGCCCATTGCTGTGCAGAGCTCAGAGGGGCTCAGCGGGCAGGCGAAGGGCTGGCgtagcccagggctggagctctccGCTCCCTGAACCCTCCGGACCCCATGGaagggtgcgggaggggaaagggaaactgggagggagcgggtggggtgggggtggtggatggAGGGGGGTGGCCATAGTGGGATGGggactggcgggggggggggggggctagcccAGGGGGCGGGCCATGCCGGGGAGGTGTAGGTATCTGGCACAGGGGGCTGGCCATGCTGGGATAGAGGCTGGTatgggggggctggcccagggggTGGGCTGGGCCGGGGAGGTGTAGGTACCTGGCACAGGGGGCTGGCCGTGCTGGGATAGAGGCTGGTatgggggggctggcccagggggTGGACCGGGCCGGGGAGGTGTAGGTACCTGGCACAGGGGGCTGGCTGTACTGGGATATGGGGGGGCTGGCCATGCTGGCATAGGGGGGCTGGCCCGGGGGGCCGGCCGTGGGGGTGGCGTAGAGGGCTGGCCGTGCCCTGACCATGCCCCGCGACTCCCCGGCAGGACTACTATGTGGTGATCCTGTGCCCCACGGAGATGGACGTGGCGGTGCGGCGGGTGCTGCAGATCCCGCTCTGGTCCCAGCGCGTCATCTTCCTGCAGGGCTCGGCCCTCAAGGACCAGGACCTCATGCGGGCCAAGTGAGTGCCAGCCAGGCGGGGCTGCCCCATGCCTCGGGGGCCCTTCCTCCCATCCCCGTCGGCCAATGACAGAGGGAATCGATGGAACTGGCCAGTGGGGTCAGAAaatcttgccccccccccagccagctggCGGACCCATAgggggggccctgccccaccctgtctgtgaagggaggggtgccggggcagggagctggccttGTCTGTGATGGGGAAGCAAGGGGTCCAGTCCcatcctgtctccagccactTTGCTCCCCACAGCTAATCTGTGGTCTAAGCTGCCCCGCTGGGGTCTGGTTTCCTGCTAATCCCCGTCTCTTCTCCCCACGCTAAAGGATGGATGACGCAGAGGCCTGCTTTATCCTCAGCAACCGCTTCGAGGGGGACCGGATCGCTGCGGTAGGTGCCACGCATAGATATCCCGCCCTGCGGGCCACCCAGCCGGACCCAGCACAGGGTTAAAGATAGTACCGGGGGAGGGGTATTTATTACAGGGTAGCACCCAGACACCccgaccaagatcagggccccgtcatgctgggcactgcccagaccccgaccgagatcggggccccgtcgtgccgggcgctgcccagaccctgaccgagatcggggccccgtcgtgccgggcgctgcccagaccctgaccaagatcggggccccgtcgtgccgggcgctgcccagaccctgaccaagatcggggccccgttgtgccgggcgctgcccagaccctgaccgagatcggggccctgtcgtgccgggcactgcccagaccccaaccgagatcggggccctgtcgtgccgggcactgcccagaccccaaccgagatcggggccccgtcgtgccgggcgctgcccagaccctgaccgagatcggggccccgtcgtgccgggcgctgcccagaccccggccgagatcggggccccgtcgtgccgggcgctgcccagaccccggccgagatcggggccccgtcgtgctGGATGCTGGGCCAACAGCTCTCCTGAAGTGGCTTCTGGGATACGCGCTGGCAGGGGCCGTGTTGTCCGGGTCTCCATCCTCCGCAGGGACCCCACCTGGGCAGGCTGAGACCCCCTGGTGCAGGGCAgcgggaagcagctgccaggctgTCTGCATTTCCCAGCCATGGCGCCCTGCGTGGGTCGCTGTGTCCACGCCAGGCCGATTGGGTCTCTGGGGACCACGCTGCGCAGCAGGgtgctgggggctgtggggaggcactggggggaggcgtGATCCCTCCTGGCACCCGGGGGGCTGGGGGAAACGTGAGGGGGCTGGCCTGGCTGTGACACTCTGCCCCATCTTGCCCACCCCCCCAGGATCATCAGACCATCCTGAGGGCCTGGGCAGTCAAGGACTTtgcccccaactgccccctgtaCGTGCAGATCCTCAAACCCGAGAACAAGTTCCACATCAAATTCGCAGGTGAGGTGCCCCCACACGGCCCCCGCTGTCCTGTCTCTGCCTCCACTGTGCCCCTGgcaccctctcctgcccctgccccatgctcCTGCAGTGATCGGCaacgggggagaggagagagatgggggatGTCTATGGGGATGGAGGGTTGGCTGGATAGAGGGTTATGAATGAGGGTGGATAAGTGGGGAGATGGGGATGTatatggggatggagggatggatcaGGCAGGGGGTAGATGAATAGAGCAGACAcagtggatggggatggagggagggatcaGGCGGGGGGTAGATGAATAGATCAGACAGTGGacagagatggagggagggatcaGGCAGGAGGTAGATGAATAGAGCAGACAGAGGAGTGGACGGGGATGGACGGAGAGCTAGAGAAGGAGGGAAGGTGGTCGGGTGGCTGGGTGGACGGAGAGCTGGCAGAGGCAGGATGATAGGCGGATGGAGGGAAGAAGGAAGGGACGGATGAAGGAAGCAAGCAGCTGGGGGAGCAGGCCCAGCTCCTCCGGGGCAGCCtcggccctggctcccagcccgtgTGCGCCTCTCTCTGCAGATCACGTGGTCTGCGAAGAAGAATTCAAGTACGCCATGTTGGCTCTGAACTGTGTGTGTCCAGCCACTTCCACCCTCATCACGCTGCTGATCCACACCTCGCGGGGACAGTGAGTAGCGGTGCCCGTCGCTGGCTGACcgcccccagctggggctgcactAGACCCAGCAGCGCTGCCTGGTCTGCACAGAGCCTGAGCCAGTTGCTTTCGGGCTGGGGGGAACCCACCCAGTGCATCCCAGTGGGGTGTTGATTctcagccccactgctctgggggtCCTGCCAATCACACCCCAGCAACAGGTCTCTCCACCCACCCTGGGGTCAGTACTCAAACTCTTCTGGGAGGGAAGGCAGTCAAGGGGGGGTGGGACCAGGGAGCCCCACAGCACTTCCTCCTGCCCTGGAGACCTCCTGTGCCCCCCCACAGCAGCACTGAGAAAGAAGGGGGGCAGGAGCCagtgccagggtgggggaggaaacagCATTAGGTGCATTGGGGGAGGCAGGAgtcagcagcagggtgggggagaccaGCCCCAGCCGCATCTGCCTgagtgtgcagagagcctgagccgaTTGCCAGGGTGGGGGATGGTGGGGTGGCAGGGATGGGGTCGGTTGTCATTTGCCCCTTGGTGCCTTTGGACAGAACCACCCCCATGGAGCCCTTCAAGCCGTGGCTGGGCGCCTGGCAGCCCCTGTCCAGGTGagtctgggctggggcctgggtgggtgacgtgctgcggggggaggggacgcACTTGCCTCTGGGTCACGGGCCAGGAGGAGACGTTGGGGCCCCTCGTCCTGGGGCCGACCCCCGGCTGGAGCCCCCGCATCCAGAGCCAGGcgagcagcagagggaggggccccaaccctgcccagctctgggacatCCCCCCCTGCGTTCTGTGAATGGCTGGAGCCCCGTGGACTTTCCCTGCCGTGACCCAGGCACCAGCGACACCGGGGGTGAGTCCACAGGCCagggctcccctccctcctgggcgGGGGTCGGGGGAGGGCCCCCCCCGACCCCAGGGCTGTGATGCACATGGGGGGCGTCTCTCCCCCCTCAGGGACGGCCCCGCCTCCCCGGAGCAATGGCAGAGGATGTACAGCCGCTGCTCGGCCAACGAGGTCTACCACGTCCGGCTGGGGGACAGCAAGTTCCTGGGCCAATACCAGGGCAAGAGCTTCACCTACGCCTCCTTCCACGCCCACAAGAGGTgcgcggggccgggggagggcgGCTCTATGTGCCGCGTGTGCACCTCCGCATGCCGGCACGCTGGCGTACCCTCGCACATGCACGCACATGTGTATGCTCGTGCCCATGCTCACACACGTGCTCGTACACTTGTGCCCACGCTTACACACATTGGCATACCCTTCCAGGTGCTTGCACGCAGGTGGGCAAGCTTACGCCCTGGTGCACATGCTTACACACATTGATTGGTGCATACCCTTGCACACGCATGCACATGCGCACACTTGTGCACATGCTCACACATGTCCTTGTACACTCATGCACACACTTACAGACATTGGCACACTCTTCTGTGTGCTTGCACACACTTACACACGTACACTCGTGCCCCACCTGCAGACACACATTTGCATGCCCTTGCACGTGCGCAGACATCCTCGCCCACACGCACCCCTGTGCACACGCATGATCCAGCTTGCGCGTGGTCTCTGTTCATGAGCACACTTACACCCAGCCAGGCCTGCACGCCTATTGCACCCCCAGGAGCTCCGAGCTGGCTTGCACACGCCTCCCTCCACCAGGCGCTGACCCCGGCTGCCCCGGCAGGTACGGGGTGTGCCTGATCGGCGTGTGCCGGGAGGACAAGAACAACATCCTGCTGAACCCGGGGCCCTGCCACATCCTGGCCTCCTCCGATACCTGCTTCTACATCAACATCTCCAAGGAGGAGAACTCGGCCTTCATCTTCCGCCAGCAGGAGCATCTGCGCCCGAGCCGGCTGCCCACCCCGGCCTACCCCGGCCTGACACGCCTGCCCGTGCACAGCGTCATCGCCAGCATGGGTGAGCCCCGCCCGTCACCCACCCCGGCCGGCCCCTCACACCTCTCCGGCCAGTCGGCACGCAGCCCGCCAGTTCCCCACCAATCCCCCGCTGGCTCGTCACCCTGCTGCAGCCAATCGGAACTCAGCACCGAGCCCCagctttctcccctcctcccctgctggccTGTCAGGTCTCAGCCAATCACCGCCCGGCATGGGACTCCCCCCAGAGTGCCCCACCAATCCCCAGCCGGCCCTTCACCCCTCCTCAGCCAGTCATTATTGAGTATGGGGCCCTGCCAAACTCCCACCAATCTCCAGCTGGCTTGTCATACTACCCCAGCCAATCACCATCCAGCACTGGGCCACACTCTCCCTTATTAATTCCCACTTGCCCTTCACACTTCCCCAGCCAATCATCACTCAGCATGGGGCCCACcaatccccagccagccctttgCACTGCCGCAGCCAATCCCCACCCAGCACAGGCCCAGCTGCCTGCTCTCCGAAGCAGCCGGGCAGGGCACCAGGTGGCTGGTGGGGCGGGGCCCAGCTGGGGGCCAGGTTCCAGTCCAGCCCAGCTGGGTGGCATCATGTGATACAAGTTTGCTGGGGCTCAGCCTGCCCCCACTCGGGGGGCGTGTCACAGAATCGGCCCCAGATGCCCCcctgcaggctgggggaggcacgTGGGGGCAGCCGGGACGGCTGGGCTCAGGGTCCTGCCCCCGCCCGAGAGTGCCCTGACCCGCCTGCCCCCCGGCCGTGCAGGGACGGTGGCCATGGACCTGCCGGACTCTGGCAGCAGCCCGGACAGCGTGGGCGGGACCACGCTGGGCCTGCCGGGCGACCCGGCGGGCACTGAGAAGCACCGCAGCATTGCCCCCGTCCTGGAGGTGGTGGACgccatccccagccccgccttcGACCTGCTGAGCGACCAGTCGGAGGACGAGGCCACCCACTCTGACGGCTACGCAGCCGCCTCCGGCACGTAAGGACCTGCCCGCCCGTGCCTGCCACGGGGCCCTGTGTGACGCGGCTCGAGCTGGGGGGGTCTCAGCATCCTGACTGGCCCCGTCCACGGAGAGGCCACGGGGACGGAGGGGAGTGGGGCACGTAGGGACCTGCCTCTGGGGCACGCCCGGTGCTGCCCCCGCGAATTCAGGCCTGGACCTGCAGCGCCCCTTGCAGGGTCCCGATGGGAAAAAATGTTTatagcagtggggagggaggtggctgTCCGTGGGTCGGAAGCCACAATCCCCCAATGCCCACATGCTCCCCCCCGGTATGGGAGACCCCAGGGGGGTTTGCCAATGACAGCATGTGCGCGTGTCTCCAGGCACGTGAGCGTGTGGTGTGGGGTACACGAGGGACCCCCGAGAGTTAAGGGCTGCCCAGAGCACAGACAGACACCCATGCCCCGTGGCACTAACCCAGCTGGAAGGAGCTGTCCGGCTTGGCGGGATGCCTGTGTATCCTGCTCAGCTCCAATGCGCCCGGCTTGGCGCTTTGGGGCTATGAGGAGCGAGGCCCCCCAAAGGCCtggcctccccctctccctgccccccagctcctccttccccctctctcttgGTCTTCCAGCTGGGTAAAGGGTTACCCCACCAACTCCCCCTACATCGGCAGCTCCCCCGCCCTCTGCCACCTGGTCCAGGAGAAGATCCCCTTCTGCTGCCTGCGGCTGGACAAGGTACCACCAGGGCTGGGCAAGACGCCCACGGGGGCGATGCcaaggggccctgggctgggcccccagcaccatcccaggggcccctgccctgccccagtgaCCCCCTGGGGCCACCCCAGGGACACATGGCTGGCCCCCCTAAGAGGCTGCAGATGAGGGGGCACAAGTGAGCAAAGGATGATACAACCCCCCCACCAATTTATAGATCCAGGAAGGAACGGGGAGGGGGTCAcccccccacctcagccccaGGTCTCCAGCTGGGGATCAGAGGGAAATGGGGGGATGGGTCACGCCCCCTCTGGGCTGGGGGATTGGTGGTGTTAACCCCCGCTTTGCTGGTGGGAAATGGGGGATGGGTCATGCCCCCTCTGGGCTGGGGGATCGGTGGGGTTTAACCCCCGCTTTGCTGGTGGGAAATGGGGGATGGGTCATGCCCCCTCTGGGCTGGGGGATCGGTGGGGTTTAACCCCTGCCATGCTGGCACCCCAGAAGCCAGCTGTACCCCCAGCCAAGTCAGATCCCTGGGGGGTCCCCGGCGCCGGTCTCAGCTCTGGCAGGGAATGAGGGGGGGTTGTCCCCCCGGCGAACCCCGCTTGGCCCTGCAGAGCTGCCACCACTACCCGTACGAGGACGCCCGCGCCTACCACTTCCAGAACAAGCTCATCATTGTCTCGGCTGAGAGAGCCGGCAACGGGCTGTACAACTTCATCGTGCCGCTGCGGGCCTACTACCGGCCCCGCAAGGAGCTCAACCCCATCGTGCTGCTGCTGGAGAACATGTGAGGGACCTGCCCGGGGTAAAGGGGTCGGGGAGGGGGCCACCAGGGCACAGgcatgggctggggggagaggggcagctgtCAGGCACAGACAGCGGGTGCTGGGCTCGCCGGCACACCATTGGGTATTGGGCAGAGGGAGTGGGACAGGGACATGTGGGGGTACAGGccgtggggcgggggcagaggctgggggtgtggggttggggggcagaggctggggggtgggggtggagtaaTGCAGACTGGGTGGGAGCAGGGATACGCCCCTCCCCCTGTCTGCCCCTCCACTGCCGTCCCCCGTTTCCCTTGCAGGCCAGAGACCCATTTCCTGGAGGCCATTTGCTGGTTCCCCCTGGTCTATTACATGGTGGGCTCCATCGATAAGTGAGTAGGTGCTGCACGGGGCAGACCGGGGCAAGGGCTGGGGCAGACCCAGGAGGGAAGGAGGCGGAACCACTCGTCCCCTCTGGATTTCCGGCCACGCTTGCTTTGGCCCTGGGCTCTGGGGCACGGTCCCGGGCTCAGCTGGGGGGCCGGTGGCATGGGCCAGCTCGGCCCCCTCCCGCCTGCCCCCATACGGTTGGCGTCGTGATGCCCTGTGCCCTCACCCCCCTCTAATTCGGGTAGCTTTGGAGGCCCCCAGGGGTGCAagccagtgggggctggggggggggtgtggggcagggcagcgCTGCCTGGCACAACAgctgaccccccgccccccagcctggaCGACCTGCTGCACTGCGGTGTGACCTTTGCTGCCAGCATGGTGGTCGTGGACAAGGAGAGCTCCATGATCGCGGACGAGGACTACATGGCCGACGCCAAAACCATCGTCAACGTCCAGACGCTGTTCAGGTATGGGGCCgggggagccaggatgcctggggtccctccccagcgctgggaggggagcggggtcccgtggttagagcagggggtgggggctgggctcagGAGCCCGTCTGACCCCGTCTTTGTGCCCGGGGCAGGCTGTTCCCAGGCCTGAACATCATCACCGAGCTGACGCACCCGGCCAACATGCGCTTCATGCAGTTCGAGGCCAAGGATCGCCACGCGCTGGCCCTGTCCAAGCTGGAGAAGGTACGGCCTGGCCGGCCCCGCGCTGCCCCGCActcccctgctcctcccgcctgccccccgctgcacccctacccccctggcctcctgcaccccctgccccgtGCTGCCCCCCTGTATCTCCCTGTCTCCCGCTGTGCCCTGGCCCGCTGCACCCCACTCACTAGCTCTCTGTCCCCACAGAAGGAGCGGGAGAACGGCTCCAACCTGGTGTTCGTGTTCCGTCTGCCTTTCGCTGCAGGGAAGGTGTTCAGCGTCAGCATGCTAGACACACTGCTCTACCAGGTAccccagggaccccctgcccttgggacacccctccctcccccagggaccctccctccccacccccagcaacccccctccaactcccagggaccctccccgccccagggACCCTCCTTGGGGAAATCCCCTGCCCCTGGGgacccctcttcctgcccctggggACCCTCCCTGGGGTTATCTGAACAGGTGATCTGCTAGATCCCTCCAATCCTTGaccctgggagccagccttactctgctctgctatgagaaccccactcctgggctgttcacgcacagcctctggcatgtcagctgctccttggattgtgcaaccgaatgacactggCCAATATCTCCAGCCCcggacacaaccctaggaaccttgGTCCAGTTATgctgctggacactgcaagcttccatgagtttgtcaatttaacaaagaaatggagatgtaccaggcttgttctcccaaggggagtctctgacacgcttcaaaccaaccgcactgcttcaggtagaataaacagatttattaactacaaagatagattttaagtgattataagtcaaggCACAACAAGTCATATTTGGTcagatgaaataaaagcaaaactcatTCTAAGATGATCTTAACACTTCCAATGTTGTTACAAACtgagatgcttctcaccacaggctggtggttgcccttcagccaggctctcccctttgatcagcgcttcagtcacttggtggtggtgtctgtcgATGGAGGTGGGAGAGCGAGGAAGAGCCTGGCaaatgtctcttccttttatcacgttctttcttccctcctggctttgccccccttccccacttcAGGGTCAggggagcattacctcattgcagtccctgactgaccaaaggaagggcgGTGACTCACtccagagtccaacagatcctttgttgctgcctagacTAGTGTCCTTtctgcctgtgaggctgggctgggtttgtcccatacatgccctgatgaggtgtgaactgcccctctgctcttagaGAGTTTTGCCTGGccctgttttaagccatgagggcacatttttcagcctcataactatatacatgaaattacaacctataacaacaattactataacaactgctcagtgcatcatgagccttctgaagacacccgacatgacaaccTTTggattggataccacacaatcattttacaaggatgaacatgggggtgcagggtgttcccacgaggtacagagcatcacacatCTCCCCTCAGTTtactgcaagagggttagtcactgactagctcgaaggcagtttgtgttatagttctcttggcaTCCAGCTATTATGGCCATGAGGCAgcgtgcctcagtctcccctttcacacacagcaaaccaggtttgttatggtttctctgctgtgatatgctttgaatctgattacaTGTATTAACTGAGAACTAGCGTTCCCATAAGGTTTAACATCCGTGTCAAAATTCTTATccccaaaacttaacattaataccaaaCATTTTATCACAGATGGACGTTTACAGGTATCTTTATGATACCACGCCCTCTGTTCAGATAGTCTGGTTTGAGGTCAGTTTTTTCATTACCcatggtgtcctttgactctctcccatggaatcagtcactggcttttccttccctccagtgttccctctgtgtgggctcttaatttaatcatgtttctggAGTTTTGGTGCCTCAGGGTCTGGCAAGGTAGGTGttcagggggatcctgcacattggctggccctttggggagtggtctcccaaccccaggactgtacaCATGCAGAAAATCCAGCTTCCCTTTTGGGGTTACCGAGTGTTTCCTCCTccagcactgagtccttccctgccccctagacTAGAGGGCTGTGATCCGTGCTCTCTGGGCTAGGTGTGTTTACCCTTCAATCAGATTCACcttttccccacagctctcccaccAAACGACCACCTTGCAACTTCCAGGTCTCAAATCCTCTGTTCTCACAGGCATTGGAGCTGCATCCATCAGTTTCGCTATCAGGGTAGGAACTCTTATCAAGGATTTCTGGTATTACATACAGGCCTGTTGAAGGcagtcagatattcagcaatacCATCGTCCTCACTGAATGCAGGACATAAGTGTTCCCACTTGTGGATTTTTGGCGTGATGGGAGTCGTTGGGGTCGGgaggttctggttctgcttctctagcaggtccagttggtgtttttgctcgctctctctttcttctctctctctctttctctttcttttatctCCAGTTCTTTCAGTTGCAATAATCTCTGGTGCTCCCGCTCCTTGTCTGCAATCTCAGGCTAAAAAGCTCCAACTTCGCAATCGCTTCACTgctttcactcattttcctgcttttctgttccAACTTCCCTTTCCCGAAATacgcaaacagaaaataacaaacctctgacctcctcctgactgttcttaaCCACTGCGCttaagactcacttaaaatcacaaatatcagtgcttaaagtgtgaaCTTCATTTGGAGTAACAAGCTGCACATACACCCTGCTTGCTCTGCCACTGTGACGtccccctctggtgttatccggaccggtgatctgctcGGTCACTCCAGTTCTTGaccctgggagccagccttaccctgctctgctgtgaggacccccactcctgggctgttcacacacagcctctggcatggaagctgctccttggattgtgcaaccgaatgacactggCCAATATCTCCAGCCCtggacacaaccctaggaaccttggtcttgcagtgtccagttatgctgctggacgctgcaagcttctatgagttcatcaatttaacaaagaaattgagatgtaccaggcttgttttcccaaggggagcctctgacacgcttcaaaccaaccgcactgcttcaggtagaagaaacaaacaggataaacatgggggtgtagggtatTCCCACGAGGTACAGAACATCACCCCCCCCATCCACAGGGacctcccctccccgtccctgcGGACCCCCCAAGggacctcccctccctgcccccaggtacCCTCCCTGGGGACACCCACTATTCCCTGCTACtgggagccccgcccccccacgTCCAGCCCTGCATCCCCTTGTCTCTTTCTCTACCAGGTAACCCCCCCAATCCTGCCCCCACCATACCTGGGACGTGCCAGCCTCC
The DNA window shown above is from Caretta caretta isolate rCarCar2 chromosome 20, rCarCar1.hap1, whole genome shotgun sequence and carries:
- the LOC125627376 gene encoding potassium channel subfamily T member 2 isoform X13; the encoded protein is MAELEKEVLPLPPRYRFRDLLLGDWQADERVQVAFYINENTFKERLKLFFIKNQRSSLRVRLFNFSLKLLSCLLYIIRVLLDDPQEARGGCWGCPRQNHSAHHLHKFDWTPIIWVNRPLPLWGLQVLVALISFLETMLLVYLGYKGNLWEQVLRVPFMLEMMNTAPFLITVFWPPLRNLFIPVFLNCWLAKHALENMIQNDLHRAIQRTHSAMFNQVLILVCTLVCLMFTCICGIQHLERAGNNLTLFDSLYFCIVTFSTVGFGDVTPKIWPSQLLVVIMISVALIVLPIQFEQLAFLWMERQKSGGNYSRYRAQTEKHVVLCVSSLKIDLLMDFLNEFYAHPRLQDYYVVILCPTEMDVAVRRVLQIPLWSQRVIFLQGSALKDQDLMRAKMDDAEACFILSNRFEGDRIAADHQTILRAWAVKDFAPNCPLYVQILKPENKFHIKFADHVVCEEEFKYAMLALNCVCPATSTLITLLIHTSRGQTTPMEPFKPWLGAWQPLSRDGPASPEQWQRMYSRCSANEVYHVRLGDSKFLGQYQGKSFTYASFHAHKRSSELACTRLPPPGADPGCPGRYGVCLIGVCREDKNNILLNPGPCHILASSDTCFYINISKEENSAFIFRQQEHLRPSRLPTPAYPGLTRLPVHSVIASMGTVAMDLPDSGSSPDSVGGTTLGLPGDPAGTEKHRSIAPVLEVVDAIPSPAFDLLSDQSEDEATHSDGYAAASGTWVKGYPTNSPYIGSSPALCHLVQEKIPFCCLRLDKSCHHYPYEDARAYHFQNKLIIVSAERAGNGLYNFIVPLRAYYRPRKELNPIVLLLENMPETHFLEAICWFPLVYYMVGSIDNLDDLLHCGVTFAASMVVVDKESSMIADEDYMADAKTIVNVQTLFRLFPGLNIITELTHPANMRFMQFEAKDRHALALSKLEKKERENGSNLVFVFRLPFAAGKVFSVSMLDTLLYQFFQLQ
- the LOC125627376 gene encoding potassium channel subfamily T member 2 isoform X6; this encodes MAELEKEVLPLPPRYRFRDLLLGDWQADERVQVAFYINENTFKERLKLFFIKNQRSSLRVRLFNFSLKLLSCLLYIIRVLLDDPQEARGGCWGCPRQNHSAHHLHKFDWTPIIWVNRPLPLWGLQVLVALISFLETMLLVYLGYKGNLWEQVLRVPFMLEMMNTAPFLITVFWPPLRNLFIPVFLNCWLAKHALENMIQNDLHRAIQRTHSAMFNQVLILVCTLVCLMFTCICGIQHLERAGNNLTLFDSLYFCIVTFSTVGFGDVTPKIWPSQLLVVIMISVALIVLPIQFEQLAFLWMERQKSGGNYSRYRAQTEKHVVLCVSSLKIDLLMDFLNEFYAHPRLQDYYVVILCPTEMDVAVRRVLQIPLWSQRVIFLQGSALKDQDLMRAKMDDAEACFILSNRFEGDRIAADHQTILRAWAVKDFAPNCPLYVQILKPENKFHIKFADHVVCEEEFKYAMLALNCVCPATSTLITLLIHTSRGQTTPMEPFKPWLGAWQPLSRDGPASPEQWQRMYSRCSANEVYHVRLGDSKFLGQYQGKSFTYASFHAHKRYGVCLIGVCREDKNNILLNPGPCHILASSDTCFYINISKEENSAFIFRQQEHLRPSRLPTPAYPGLTRLPVHSVIASMGTVAMDLPDSGSSPDSVGGTTLGLPGDPAGTEKHRSIAPVLEVVDAIPSPAFDLLSDQSEDEATHSDGYAAASGTWVKGYPTNSPYIGSSPALCHLVQEKIPFCCLRLDKSCHHYPYEDARAYHFQNKLIIVSAERAGNGLYNFIVPLRAYYRPRKELNPIVLLLENMPETHFLEAICWFPLVYYMVGSIDNLDDLLHCGVTFAASMVVVDKESSMIADEDYMADAKTIVNVQTLFRLFPGLNIITELTHPANMRFMQFEAKDRHALALSKLEKKERENGSNLVFVFRLPFAAGKVFSVSMLDTLLYQSFVKDYMISITRLLLGLDSMPGSGFLCALKVTEDDLWIRSYGRLYQKLCSSTGDIPIGIYRSECHLLSAAEPQVSVSAEDDEDTREPRGARLCRRGPRDSTGGDPAEQPLLRRKSLQWARRLSRKGGRRPSQTAAERISQQRRALSRRSERQELGALVQTRMRHLGLSAAGYMDMMDQGNTLSYILLNPSPDTRLEINDVVYLIRPDPLTLVSASSPSRKASVSHSEDLKDSTHL
- the LOC125627376 gene encoding potassium channel subfamily T member 2 isoform X2; translation: MAELEKEVLPLPPRYRFRDLLLGDWQADERVQVAFYINENTFKERLKLFFIKNQRSSLRVRLFNFSLKLLSCLLYIIRVLLDDPQEARGGCWGCPRQNHSAHHLHKFDWTPIIWVNRPLPLWGLQVLVALISFLETMLLVYLGYKGNLWEQVLRVPFMLEMMNTAPFLITVFWPPLRNLFIPVFLNCWLAKHALENMINDLHRAIQRTHSAMFNQVLILVCTLVCLMFTCICGIQHLERAGNNLTLFDSLYFCIVTFSTVGFGDVTPKIWPSQLLVVIMISVALIVLPIQFEQLAFLWMERQKSGGNYSRYRAQTEKHVVLCVSSLKIDLLMDFLNEFYAHPRLQDYYVVILCPTEMDVAVRRVLQIPLWSQRVIFLQGSALKDQDLMRAKMDDAEACFILSNRFEGDRIAADHQTILRAWAVKDFAPNCPLYVQILKPENKFHIKFADHVVCEEEFKYAMLALNCVCPATSTLITLLIHTSRGQTTPMEPFKPWLGAWQPLSRDGPASPEQWQRMYSRCSANEVYHVRLGDSKFLGQYQGKSFTYASFHAHKRSSELACTRLPPPGADPGCPGRYGVCLIGVCREDKNNILLNPGPCHILASSDTCFYINISKEENSAFIFRQQEHLRPSRLPTPAYPGLTRLPVHSVIASMGTVAMDLPDSGSSPDSVGGTTLGLPGDPAGTEKHRSIAPVLEVVDAIPSPAFDLLSDQSEDEATHSDGYAAASGTWVKGYPTNSPYIGSSPALCHLVQEKIPFCCLRLDKSCHHYPYEDARAYHFQNKLIIVSAERAGNGLYNFIVPLRAYYRPRKELNPIVLLLENMPETHFLEAICWFPLVYYMVGSIDNLDDLLHCGVTFAASMVVVDKESSMIADEDYMADAKTIVNVQTLFRLFPGLNIITELTHPANMRFMQFEAKDRHALALSKLEKKERENGSNLVFVFRLPFAAGKVFSVSMLDTLLYQSFVKDYMISITRLLLGLDSMPGSGFLCALKVTEDDLWIRSYGRLYQKLCSSTGDIPIGIYRSECHLLSAAEPQVSVSAEDDEDTREPRGARLCRRGPRDSTGGDPAEQPLLRRKSLQWARRLSRKGGRRPSQTAAERISQQRRALSRRSERQELGALVQTRMRHLGLSAAGYMDMMDQGNTLSYILLNPSPDTRLEINDVVYLIRPDPLTLVSASSPSRKASVSHSEDLKDSTHL